In the Prochlorococcus sp. MIT 1307 genome, one interval contains:
- a CDS encoding photosystem II high light acclimation radical SAM protein, translating into MSSASTIDSNLIKASVHKPDADRVLLIRLPCNPIFPIGPIYLADHLHKSFPEIDQKILDLAAIPSLDVERVLLAVIDDFRPSLLVFSWRDIQIYAPVDGRGGNPLQNSFEVFYARNPLKRLRGAFGGVRLMASHYGELRRNQHLIRKGLRYALRHNKNAQAVLGGGAVSVFYEQLGKTLPKGTIISVGEGEPLLEKLLRRESIKGERCFVVGEEIRQGLIHEQPISLPKTACNYEYIRSIWPQLDWYLEGGDFYVGVQTKRGCPHNCCYCVYTVVEGKKVRINPIEEVVCEMRQLYELGVRSFWFTDAQFIPARQYIKDAKELLKSIQDAGLKDIHWAAYIRADNLDYELAELMVATGMSYFEIGITSGSQELVRKMRMGYNLRTVLENCKMLAKAGFKDKVSVNYSFNVIDERPETISQTVAYHKELERIFGADKVDPAIFFIGLQPHTHLEQYGFEQGLIKPGYNPMSMMPWTARKLLWNPEPMGKTFGRICLEAFDKDPTNFGKTVMALLERDYGESPLEDALRAPLKGRPAMASAVR; encoded by the coding sequence ATGAGTTCTGCTTCAACTATTGATTCGAATCTCATAAAGGCATCTGTCCATAAGCCAGACGCCGATAGGGTCCTATTAATTCGATTGCCTTGCAATCCTATTTTCCCTATAGGACCTATTTACCTTGCTGATCATTTACACAAGTCTTTTCCTGAAATAGATCAAAAAATCCTAGACCTAGCAGCAATACCAAGCCTGGATGTAGAAAGAGTTTTACTAGCGGTAATAGATGATTTTCGTCCTTCCTTACTGGTTTTTTCTTGGAGAGATATCCAAATATATGCACCAGTAGATGGAAGAGGAGGAAATCCTCTTCAGAATTCATTTGAAGTTTTTTATGCACGTAACCCTCTGAAAAGGCTAAGGGGAGCCTTTGGGGGAGTGAGATTAATGGCTAGCCATTACGGAGAATTACGTCGCAACCAACATCTAATAAGAAAAGGATTGCGATATGCACTTCGTCATAACAAAAATGCTCAAGCAGTCTTAGGGGGAGGCGCTGTCAGTGTTTTTTATGAGCAACTTGGAAAGACCCTGCCAAAAGGAACAATCATTTCTGTAGGAGAGGGAGAACCTTTATTAGAAAAATTACTGCGTAGAGAATCAATTAAAGGAGAAAGGTGTTTTGTTGTAGGTGAGGAAATAAGGCAAGGTCTTATTCATGAACAGCCTATTAGTCTTCCTAAAACAGCATGTAACTATGAATATATTCGTTCAATTTGGCCTCAACTTGATTGGTATCTTGAAGGAGGAGATTTCTACGTAGGTGTCCAAACAAAAAGAGGATGTCCTCACAATTGTTGTTATTGCGTTTACACAGTAGTTGAAGGAAAGAAAGTTCGAATAAATCCAATCGAGGAAGTAGTTTGCGAAATGCGGCAATTATATGAATTAGGAGTAAGAAGTTTTTGGTTTACTGATGCACAATTTATCCCAGCTCGTCAATATATCAAAGATGCGAAGGAACTCCTAAAAAGCATTCAAGATGCAGGGCTTAAAGATATACATTGGGCCGCTTATATCCGTGCAGATAATCTCGATTATGAATTGGCCGAATTGATGGTTGCAACTGGGATGAGCTACTTTGAAATCGGAATCACATCAGGGTCACAAGAGCTTGTCAGAAAAATGCGCATGGGATACAACTTGCGAACAGTTCTAGAGAACTGCAAAATGCTTGCCAAAGCAGGCTTTAAAGATAAGGTTTCTGTAAATTACTCATTCAATGTTATTGATGAGCGACCTGAAACTATTAGTCAAACAGTTGCTTATCACAAAGAGCTGGAGCGTATTTTTGGAGCCGACAAAGTTGACCCAGCAATCTTCTTCATTGGACTTCAACCTCACACACATCTAGAACAATATGGATTTGAACAAGGTCTAATTAAGCCTGGTTATAATCCTATGAGCATGATGCCTTGGACAGCAAGGAAACTACTCTGGAATCCAGAGCCAATGGGTAAAACTTTTGGAAGGATATGTTTAGAAGCCTTCGATAAAGACCCAACAAATTTTGGGAAAACTGTAATGGCATTACTGGAAAGAGATTATGGTGAGTCGCCATTAGAGGATGCCTTACGAGCACCTCTTAAAGGGCGACCAGCAATGGCGAGTGCAGTGCGCTGA
- the infB gene encoding translation initiation factor IF-2 — protein MTSSGKIRIYELSRDLGLENKDVLDAAHKLSIAAKSHSSSISDAEAKRIRGHLLAAKNVGSSKAPTKQKPQSEKVILSVKKASDKPTKEQLGDRRRIEKQTPEIPKKPTSPLKPVLPKKADKQSASTSPHSPTRPKALDIPKPAKSTPATTQHSPKAPATRPSPPTRPLAPTSRETNKPSAKPSAPIRPGLGNKNQNTNRPSSPSNPNPTRVSAPRPKIVSRPQPTQSGNRAAPPTKPSPPAQRPTSKPELVGRPKPKQPVAPPSRPTPPPQRRPGVSPRPIGGASQRNNSPQRGGNSQRPNPPTRQGISRPGQPRSTGNPVELVGKPIRRDRGGNSASSRDNNTNSRQSPTPRSNMPQGMRKPVAPGELMQLQKPTGRPGVPSPRRPDGSTVGPKGSTSDGPNQPVNRPTPAPAPKRPTHRPGPGGAGAARRTGKPDWDDSAKLEALRSKSPQKQRQKVHIIGENDDALTTETSGFAGEQQAVVLSASLARPAKQKTTQKASAKPMAAMRKRKKETTRQRQRRRAMELRAAREAKQVRPEMIIVPEANLTVQELADMLSVESSEIIKSLFFKGITATVTQSLDLSTIETVAEEFGVPVLQDDVEEAAKKTSEIIEETDLAHLIRRPPVVTVMGHVDHGKTSLLDAIRKARVAAGEAGGITQHIGAYQVEIKHEGEPRKLTFLDTPGHEAFTAMRARGTKVTDVAVLVVAADDGVRPQTLEAISHARAAEVPIVVAINKIDKEGASSDRVKQELSEHELLSEEWGGDVVMVPVSAIKGENIDKLLEMILLVTEVEDLQANPDRLAKGTVIEAHLDKAKGPVATLLIQNGTLRSGDVITAGAVLGKVRAMVDEHGGRLKESGPSSAVEALGFNEVPTAGDEFEVYPDEKSARAVVGERASDARATRLAQQMASRRVSLSAMSNQASEGELKELNLILKADVQGSVEAILGSLEQLPKDEVQVRVLLSAPGEITETDIDLAAASGAVVVGFNTSMASGAKRAADATGVDVRDYEVIYKLLEDIQAAMEGLLEPEMIEESLGNAEVRAIFTIGKSSVAGCYITNGKLQRNCRVRVKRNNQIVFEGDLDSLRRNKDDVKEVATGFECGIGCDRFSSWQEGDNVEAYKYVTQKRKLTT, from the coding sequence ATGACCAGCAGCGGCAAAATCAGAATTTACGAGCTTTCCAGGGACTTGGGCCTGGAGAATAAGGATGTGCTCGATGCCGCTCACAAGCTTTCTATTGCAGCAAAGAGCCATAGCAGTTCTATCAGCGATGCAGAAGCAAAGAGAATCCGTGGGCATTTGTTAGCAGCAAAAAATGTTGGCTCGAGTAAGGCGCCAACCAAACAAAAGCCTCAATCTGAAAAGGTAATCCTTTCGGTCAAGAAAGCTTCCGACAAGCCCACTAAAGAGCAACTAGGAGATAGGAGAAGGATAGAAAAACAAACTCCAGAAATCCCCAAGAAACCCACCTCTCCACTAAAACCAGTACTTCCTAAGAAAGCTGATAAACAATCAGCTTCAACTAGCCCCCATTCACCAACACGACCTAAAGCCCTAGACATACCCAAACCTGCAAAAAGCACTCCAGCAACGACGCAACACTCTCCAAAAGCACCTGCTACCCGTCCCTCTCCTCCAACTAGACCATTAGCACCAACCTCAAGAGAAACAAACAAACCCTCTGCAAAACCCTCTGCACCAATTCGACCAGGTTTAGGAAATAAAAATCAAAACACCAATCGCCCCTCTTCTCCTAGCAACCCAAATCCAACAAGAGTTTCAGCTCCTAGACCCAAGATCGTTTCTAGGCCTCAACCAACACAAAGTGGCAATCGAGCCGCACCGCCAACCAAACCATCACCTCCTGCACAACGGCCAACATCAAAGCCAGAATTAGTTGGACGTCCAAAACCAAAACAGCCTGTAGCCCCCCCTAGCCGCCCAACTCCTCCTCCTCAAAGACGTCCTGGAGTGAGTCCAAGACCAATAGGGGGAGCCAGTCAAAGAAATAATTCACCTCAAAGGGGCGGCAACTCTCAGCGACCCAATCCACCTACTAGACAAGGCATAAGTCGCCCAGGTCAACCCAGGTCGACTGGAAATCCTGTTGAACTAGTAGGTAAACCTATTAGACGTGATAGGGGAGGAAATAGCGCATCATCTAGGGATAACAATACGAATAGCCGCCAAAGCCCAACCCCTAGATCAAACATGCCACAAGGCATGAGGAAGCCAGTTGCCCCTGGTGAGCTAATGCAGCTCCAAAAACCTACTGGACGTCCAGGAGTACCTTCTCCGAGACGTCCCGATGGATCAACTGTGGGGCCTAAAGGCTCAACATCAGACGGACCCAATCAACCAGTAAATCGTCCAACCCCTGCACCTGCTCCTAAAAGGCCAACTCATAGACCAGGCCCTGGAGGAGCAGGTGCGGCAAGAAGAACAGGTAAGCCAGACTGGGATGACAGTGCAAAACTCGAAGCTCTACGCAGCAAATCTCCCCAAAAACAACGTCAAAAAGTTCATATTATTGGCGAAAACGACGACGCACTTACAACAGAAACTAGTGGCTTTGCTGGCGAACAACAAGCTGTAGTACTTTCAGCAAGCCTAGCCCGCCCAGCCAAACAAAAAACCACTCAAAAAGCTTCCGCCAAGCCAATGGCGGCAATGCGAAAACGAAAGAAAGAAACTACTCGTCAAAGACAACGGCGGCGTGCAATGGAGCTTCGAGCAGCAAGAGAAGCTAAGCAAGTCAGGCCTGAAATGATCATTGTCCCCGAGGCAAATCTTACGGTACAAGAACTAGCTGACATGCTCAGCGTAGAAAGTTCAGAAATCATCAAATCATTGTTCTTCAAAGGAATAACGGCAACTGTTACTCAGTCACTGGACCTCTCAACAATTGAAACTGTCGCAGAAGAGTTTGGTGTACCGGTACTACAAGACGATGTTGAAGAAGCCGCAAAGAAAACATCCGAAATCATCGAGGAAACAGATCTCGCTCATCTAATCAGAAGGCCTCCCGTCGTTACAGTTATGGGTCATGTCGACCATGGAAAAACAAGTCTTTTAGATGCCATCAGGAAAGCAAGAGTCGCAGCTGGAGAAGCCGGTGGAATTACACAACACATTGGTGCATACCAAGTTGAAATCAAACATGAAGGAGAGCCACGCAAGCTCACTTTCCTTGATACTCCAGGCCATGAGGCGTTTACAGCAATGCGAGCAAGAGGAACAAAAGTAACAGACGTAGCAGTACTAGTTGTCGCTGCAGATGATGGAGTTCGCCCTCAAACATTAGAAGCAATTAGTCATGCCCGTGCAGCCGAAGTCCCCATAGTTGTTGCGATTAACAAAATTGATAAAGAGGGAGCTTCTTCTGACCGAGTAAAGCAAGAACTCTCCGAACACGAACTTCTATCTGAAGAATGGGGAGGAGATGTAGTTATGGTCCCTGTAAGTGCAATTAAAGGAGAAAACATAGATAAATTACTAGAAATGATTTTGTTGGTTACGGAAGTTGAGGATCTTCAAGCCAATCCTGATCGCCTCGCAAAAGGAACAGTTATCGAGGCACACCTTGATAAAGCTAAAGGCCCCGTCGCAACATTATTAATTCAAAATGGCACCCTAAGATCAGGAGATGTAATCACAGCTGGTGCAGTACTTGGGAAAGTCAGGGCTATGGTTGATGAACATGGCGGAAGGCTAAAAGAAAGTGGTCCTTCTAGTGCTGTGGAAGCACTTGGTTTTAACGAAGTTCCAACTGCAGGAGATGAGTTCGAAGTTTATCCAGATGAGAAGTCTGCAAGAGCAGTTGTAGGTGAGCGTGCCTCTGATGCACGTGCGACCCGACTAGCCCAACAAATGGCTTCTAGGCGTGTCTCACTTTCTGCTATGTCCAATCAAGCCAGTGAAGGTGAGCTGAAGGAACTAAATCTAATCTTAAAAGCTGATGTTCAAGGTAGTGTCGAAGCTATTTTGGGTTCTCTAGAGCAACTACCCAAGGACGAAGTCCAAGTCAGAGTACTACTTTCAGCGCCAGGAGAAATCACCGAAACTGATATCGATTTAGCAGCAGCATCAGGAGCAGTTGTTGTTGGTTTCAATACTTCAATGGCGTCTGGAGCAAAGCGTGCAGCTGATGCAACAGGTGTAGATGTTAGGGATTACGAAGTCATATACAAGCTGCTTGAAGATATTCAAGCAGCGATGGAAGGACTTCTTGAGCCAGAAATGATAGAAGAATCGCTAGGCAATGCAGAAGTACGAGCTATTTTTACTATCGGAAAAAGTTCAGTTGCTGGTTGCTATATAACCAATGGAAAATTACAACGTAATTGCAGAGTAAGAGTCAAGAGAAACAATCAAATTGTCTTTGAAGGAGATCTTGACTCTCTAAGGCGCAATAAAGATGATGTAAAAGAAGTGGCAACTGGTTTCGAATGCGGAATAGGTTGTGATCGCTTCTCAAGCTGGCAAGAAGGCGATAATGTTGAAGCTTATAAATACGTCACCCAGAAGAGAAAACTAACTACCTAA
- a CDS encoding YlxR family protein, which translates to MSQRPVLRRCVACRKLLDRKQLLKVTKDYQDGIVLDGGMGRSAYLCPTETCFKESYRRKRLQKALRCQVPASIVEMLQKRLNHCIDADIEAI; encoded by the coding sequence GTGAGCCAACGTCCCGTCCTGCGTCGCTGTGTTGCCTGTCGAAAACTGCTAGATCGCAAGCAGCTTTTGAAAGTCACAAAAGACTATCAGGATGGCATAGTTCTCGACGGAGGGATGGGACGATCAGCCTATCTTTGTCCGACTGAGACTTGCTTTAAAGAGTCCTATCGACGCAAACGTCTTCAAAAGGCTCTGCGTTGTCAGGTGCCAGCAAGCATTGTGGAGATGCTGCAAAAGCGGCTAAATCACTGCATTGATGCAGACATTGAGGCAATATGA
- a CDS encoding trypsin-like peptidase domain-containing protein, with amino-acid sequence MRRRILLSSLLFLLAAVFSISVFWVEQGSALDIPQLEGKETHSFVAEAVQRVAPSVVRIDTERTVEHQPFDPSLIDPLLRDLLGDPSFGPERERGQGSGVLIDDNGLVLTNAHVVERVDEVSVTLADGEEFDGRVIGTDPVTDLAIIRLSDGIRPNAAPLGDSDALEVGDWAIALGTPYGLERTVTLGIVSSLHRNISSLGFSDKRLDLIQTDAAINPGNSGGPLVNGLGEVIGINTLVRSGPGAGLGFAIPINLARGVSDQLLATGKVVHPYLGVQLISLTARIAKEHNRDPNALVELPERSGALVQSVLPDSPAEKAGLRRGDLVIAADEIDIADPQSLLEQVDKSEIGVPLSLRVMRNNIELSLSIKPSPLPGLS; translated from the coding sequence TTGCGCAGAAGAATCCTATTAAGTTCTTTGCTTTTTTTATTAGCGGCAGTTTTCTCTATTTCTGTCTTTTGGGTGGAACAAGGATCTGCTTTGGACATCCCTCAATTAGAAGGAAAAGAAACTCATAGTTTTGTTGCTGAAGCAGTCCAGCGAGTTGCTCCTTCTGTGGTTCGTATAGATACCGAGCGAACAGTTGAACACCAGCCTTTTGACCCAAGTTTGATTGATCCTTTACTTCGGGACTTATTGGGAGATCCTTCTTTTGGTCCCGAGCGGGAAAGAGGACAGGGATCTGGTGTCTTGATTGATGACAATGGATTAGTACTTACAAATGCTCATGTTGTTGAAAGGGTAGATGAAGTCAGTGTCACACTTGCTGATGGAGAAGAGTTCGATGGAAGAGTGATTGGCACGGATCCTGTGACGGACCTTGCCATTATTCGTTTGTCTGATGGCATTAGGCCAAATGCTGCTCCCCTTGGTGATTCTGATGCGCTCGAAGTTGGTGACTGGGCAATTGCTTTGGGGACTCCCTATGGGTTAGAGCGCACAGTTACCTTAGGGATTGTTAGTAGTTTGCATAGGAATATAAGTAGCTTGGGCTTTTCAGATAAACGGCTTGATTTAATTCAGACTGATGCAGCTATAAACCCTGGGAATTCAGGAGGACCATTAGTGAATGGTTTAGGAGAAGTAATTGGGATTAATACTTTGGTTAGATCTGGTCCAGGGGCAGGGTTGGGCTTTGCAATTCCTATCAATCTGGCAAGAGGGGTTTCTGATCAGCTCTTGGCTACAGGGAAAGTTGTGCATCCCTATTTGGGGGTTCAATTGATATCGCTTACAGCTCGTATAGCCAAAGAGCATAATCGTGATCCAAATGCCTTAGTTGAGCTTCCTGAACGGTCAGGAGCTTTAGTTCAGTCTGTCTTGCCTGATAGCCCTGCAGAAAAAGCAGGCTTGAGAAGGGGTGACCTTGTTATTGCCGCAGATGAAATTGATATTGCTGACCCTCAATCTTTACTGGAGCAAGTGGATAAGTCAGAGATAGGCGTACCTTTATCTTTGAGGGTTATGCGTAATAACATTGAGCTCAGTCTTTCGATCAAACCTTCTCCATTACCTGGATTGAGTTGA
- the nusA gene encoding transcription termination factor NusA: MALVLLPGLNNLIEDISEEKKLPSQVVEAALREALLKGYERYRRTLYLGISEDPFEEEYFSNFDVGLDLEEEGYRVLASKIIVEEVESEDHQIALAEVMQVAEDAQVGDTVVLDVTPEKEDFGRMAAATTKQVLAQKLRDQQRRMIQEEFADLEDPVLTARVIRFERQSVIMAVSSGLGRPEVEAELPRRDQLPNDNYRANATFKVFLKEVSEVPRRGPQLFVSRSNAGLVVYLFENEVPEIQEGSVRIVAVAREANPPSRSVGPRTKVAVDSIEREVDPVGACIGARGSRIQQVVNELRGEKIDVIRWSQDPVQYICNSLSPARVEMVRLVDPEGQHAHVLVPPDQLSLAIGREGQNVRLAARLTGWKIDIKNSQEYDQETEDSAVAELIAQREEEEALQREAEERLAAEQATRAEEDARLRELYPLPEDEEEYGQEQTQDIQNGAEDLIVTENEPISEDIKDEANESSDEEDGAR; encoded by the coding sequence ATGGCTCTAGTTTTACTCCCCGGTCTGAATAACCTGATAGAAGATATCAGTGAGGAGAAAAAGCTCCCCTCGCAAGTCGTAGAAGCTGCACTTCGAGAAGCTTTGCTGAAAGGATATGAAAGGTATAGAAGAACACTGTATTTGGGTATTAGTGAAGATCCATTTGAAGAAGAATACTTCAGTAATTTTGATGTGGGCTTAGATCTTGAAGAAGAAGGATATCGAGTTCTAGCGAGCAAAATCATCGTCGAAGAAGTTGAAAGTGAAGATCATCAAATTGCATTGGCTGAAGTAATGCAAGTAGCCGAAGATGCACAAGTTGGAGACACAGTAGTTCTCGATGTCACTCCGGAAAAAGAAGACTTTGGGAGAATGGCAGCTGCTACTACAAAGCAAGTCCTCGCTCAAAAGCTTCGAGATCAACAACGGAGAATGATACAAGAGGAGTTTGCTGATCTTGAAGATCCAGTCCTTACCGCGAGAGTAATTCGCTTCGAACGTCAATCAGTAATCATGGCTGTAAGCTCCGGCTTAGGGCGTCCGGAAGTTGAAGCAGAACTACCCCGTCGAGATCAACTGCCAAATGACAACTATCGAGCCAACGCAACCTTTAAGGTTTTCCTTAAGGAAGTAAGTGAAGTTCCTAGACGCGGGCCACAACTTTTTGTAAGCCGTTCTAATGCTGGCCTAGTGGTTTATCTATTTGAAAATGAAGTACCTGAGATCCAAGAAGGGTCCGTTCGAATTGTTGCTGTAGCTCGTGAAGCTAATCCTCCTTCCCGTTCCGTAGGACCTCGCACAAAAGTGGCAGTTGACAGCATAGAAAGGGAAGTTGACCCTGTTGGGGCCTGCATCGGTGCCCGCGGTTCCCGCATCCAACAAGTAGTAAATGAACTCCGCGGAGAAAAAATAGACGTAATTCGATGGTCTCAGGATCCTGTTCAATACATTTGCAACTCCCTGAGTCCTGCCAGGGTAGAAATGGTCAGATTGGTCGATCCCGAAGGGCAACATGCTCATGTGCTTGTACCGCCAGACCAACTAAGTCTTGCAATTGGTCGTGAAGGACAAAATGTACGATTAGCTGCTCGGCTAACAGGCTGGAAAATAGACATCAAAAATTCACAAGAATATGATCAAGAAACTGAAGATTCTGCAGTCGCTGAATTAATTGCACAAAGAGAAGAAGAAGAAGCATTACAACGCGAGGCAGAAGAACGACTAGCCGCAGAGCAAGCAACCAGAGCCGAAGAAGACGCTCGTTTAAGAGAGCTTTATCCTCTCCCTGAAGATGAGGAAGAATATGGACAAGAACAGACCCAAGACATTCAAAATGGAGCTGAGGATTTGATAGTTACTGAAAACGAACCTATAAGCGAAGATATAAAAGATGAAGCTAATGAATCTTCAGATGAAGAGGATGGAGCCCGGTGA
- the rimP gene encoding ribosome maturation factor RimP, translated as MPHPILTDLETIASSTAAENGFDLCGVKVFTHLKPMTMQVQIRHIGGGDVSLEECASFSAPMGEAIETSQLLNEAYVLEISSPGIDDQLVNDRDFQTFRGFPIEVAYRNDQGSELRQAGLLHKRSTDHVHLNIKGKINRILRKDVIAVHLTRLKG; from the coding sequence TTGCCTCACCCCATCCTCACGGACTTGGAGACTATCGCGTCCAGTACTGCCGCTGAGAACGGCTTTGATCTGTGTGGCGTAAAGGTCTTTACTCATCTCAAGCCCATGACAATGCAGGTGCAAATCCGCCACATAGGAGGAGGCGATGTTTCTCTCGAGGAATGTGCAAGTTTTAGTGCTCCTATGGGCGAAGCCATAGAAACTTCTCAACTACTTAATGAAGCTTATGTCCTTGAAATCAGCAGCCCAGGAATCGACGACCAGCTAGTAAATGATCGAGATTTTCAAACATTTCGAGGTTTTCCAATAGAAGTGGCCTATCGCAATGATCAAGGTTCAGAACTCCGCCAAGCAGGTTTACTTCACAAAAGATCCACTGATCATGTGCATCTGAATATCAAAGGGAAAATTAACCGAATTCTTCGCAAAGATGTGATTGCAGTCCACTTAACAAGGCTTAAAGGATAA
- a CDS encoding DUF3493 domain-containing protein — MTENSGSSSKLNNELRDKLLKESRTPFRGLRRGIWLALLGSSCIGIFVMTFRALSGQTVLLSDAGIQICALLLFSGLLYLDRPSSN; from the coding sequence TTGACTGAGAATTCTGGCTCCTCCTCTAAGTTGAACAATGAACTTCGAGATAAACTTCTTAAAGAATCAAGGACTCCGTTTCGAGGTCTTAGAAGAGGAATATGGCTTGCTCTTTTGGGCTCTTCATGTATTGGTATTTTTGTTATGACTTTTAGGGCATTATCTGGCCAGACTGTTCTCTTGAGTGATGCGGGAATTCAGATATGTGCTCTTTTGCTTTTTAGTGGCTTGTTGTATTTAGACCGGCCTAGTAGTAATTAA
- a CDS encoding CPBP family intramembrane glutamic endopeptidase — protein sequence MPLVYICGWLSVKPLALLWPDLQKQDISLLGTIVSFVLFVSLLSSWSKIRWGNDDCFIPLGLVGLGRKVSVKLFLRGLFKSFGLLAFVLTPLLFSPYGKWLGYSNGDILVNALFLGLVVGFAEEIIFRGWLFLEMNQLVGTRWGVIIQAVVFSLVHTRFSLAFWELLGLLLGLFLLGLLLAFMRMIDHGSLWGCMGLHGGLVGGWFLVSAGLVEFSPETPGWLFGPGGAAINPLGGLIAIFALIMILFRQRTALAIAGRPLRGARKASSNGDSP from the coding sequence ATGCCATTAGTTTATATTTGTGGATGGCTAAGTGTTAAACCCTTAGCATTGCTTTGGCCTGACCTACAAAAGCAAGATATTTCTCTTTTGGGAACTATTGTTAGCTTTGTTCTCTTTGTATCACTTCTTTCAAGCTGGTCGAAAATACGTTGGGGCAATGATGACTGTTTCATTCCTCTTGGTCTAGTTGGACTAGGAAGGAAAGTATCAGTGAAATTGTTTCTTAGAGGCCTTTTTAAGTCATTTGGATTACTGGCTTTTGTTTTAACTCCTTTACTTTTTTCACCTTATGGCAAGTGGTTGGGTTATTCAAATGGCGACATTTTGGTTAATGCTTTATTCCTAGGTCTTGTGGTTGGCTTTGCTGAAGAAATTATTTTTCGGGGTTGGTTATTTTTGGAAATGAATCAATTAGTTGGGACTCGTTGGGGAGTGATCATTCAAGCTGTAGTTTTTAGTCTTGTGCATACAAGATTTAGCCTTGCCTTTTGGGAATTACTTGGCCTTCTGCTTGGATTATTTCTTTTAGGGTTGTTGTTGGCCTTTATGCGAATGATTGATCATGGATCCTTGTGGGGGTGCATGGGTCTGCATGGTGGCTTGGTGGGCGGATGGTTTTTGGTTTCTGCTGGCTTGGTTGAGTTTTCTCCCGAAACTCCTGGTTGGTTATTTGGACCAGGGGGGGCAGCTATTAATCCTCTTGGAGGATTAATAGCTATTTTTGCTTTGATAATGATTCTTTTTCGTCAGCGCACTGCACTCGCCATTGCTGGTCGCCCTTTAAGAGGTGCTCGTAAGGCATCCTCTAATGGCGACTCACCATAA
- the psbA gene encoding photosystem II q(b) protein, whose translation MTTLQQQRSALLKGWPQFCEWVTSTNNRLYVGWFGVLMIPCLLSATICFIIAFIAAPPVDIDGIREPVAGSLMYGNNIISGAVVPSSNAIGMHFYPIWEAASIDEWLYNGGPYQLIVFHFLIGICGWMGRQWELSYRLGMRPWICVAYSAPVSAAFAVFLIYPFGQGSLSDGMPLGISGTFNFMFVFQAEHNILMHPFHMAGVAGMFGGSLFSAMHGSLVTSSLIRETTENESQNYGYKFGQEEETYNIVAAHGYFGRLIFQYASFNNSRSLHFFLAIFPVVCIWLTSMGICTMAFNLNGFNFNQSILDAQGKVVPTWGDVLNRANLGMEVMHERNAHNFPLDLAAAETTSVALVAPAIG comes from the coding sequence ATGACCACCCTTCAGCAGCAGCGTTCTGCGCTGCTAAAAGGTTGGCCTCAGTTCTGTGAGTGGGTCACATCTACCAACAATCGTCTTTATGTCGGTTGGTTTGGAGTATTGATGATTCCTTGCTTGCTGTCGGCAACCATTTGCTTCATTATTGCCTTCATTGCTGCACCGCCGGTTGATATCGACGGTATCCGTGAACCTGTTGCAGGTTCTCTGATGTATGGCAACAACATTATTTCTGGAGCTGTTGTTCCTTCCAGTAATGCTATTGGTATGCACTTTTATCCCATATGGGAAGCTGCATCCATAGACGAATGGCTTTATAACGGCGGCCCTTATCAACTGATTGTTTTCCACTTCTTGATTGGAATTTGCGGTTGGATGGGACGTCAGTGGGAGCTTTCATACCGTTTGGGTATGCGCCCTTGGATTTGCGTTGCTTATTCGGCTCCTGTATCAGCTGCTTTTGCAGTGTTCCTTATTTATCCCTTCGGACAAGGTTCACTCTCTGACGGCATGCCCCTTGGTATTTCAGGAACCTTTAACTTCATGTTTGTGTTCCAGGCTGAGCACAATATCTTGATGCATCCTTTCCATATGGCAGGTGTAGCAGGAATGTTTGGCGGTAGTTTGTTCTCCGCTATGCATGGTTCACTTGTTACTTCATCTCTGATTCGCGAAACCACAGAGAATGAGTCACAGAACTATGGCTATAAGTTTGGCCAAGAGGAAGAGACTTATAACATCGTGGCTGCTCACGGTTATTTTGGTCGCTTGATCTTCCAGTACGCCAGTTTCAATAATAGTCGCAGTCTTCACTTCTTCTTGGCTATTTTCCCAGTTGTCTGCATTTGGTTGACTTCCATGGGCATTTGCACCATGGCATTCAATTTGAATGGTTTCAACTTCAACCAGTCAATTCTTGACGCTCAAGGAAAAGTAGTTCCAACTTGGGGAGACGTTCTGAACCGCGCCAACCTTGGTATGGAAGTAATGCATGAGCGTAATGCTCATAACTTCCCACTTGACCTTGCAGCTGCTGAGACCACATCTGTGGCACTTGTTGCTCCTGCAATTGGTTGA